A part of Cloacibacillus sp. genomic DNA contains:
- a CDS encoding TIGR04076 family protein, producing the protein MKKVKITVLKTTFDEELAREYGAEGLSACPMLKEGQTFYADYAKPEGFCDEAWKAVYQYAFALAHSAGEGLFYYGDWIRKPGVAICSCNDGLRPVIFKLETTEEESHIGYEPIIR; encoded by the coding sequence ATGAAAAAGGTCAAAATAACGGTGCTCAAAACCACCTTCGATGAGGAACTGGCGCGCGAATATGGCGCGGAGGGGCTTAGCGCCTGCCCCATGCTCAAAGAGGGACAGACATTCTATGCCGATTACGCGAAGCCGGAGGGCTTTTGCGACGAGGCATGGAAGGCCGTCTACCAGTACGCCTTTGCGCTCGCGCATAGCGCGGGAGAGGGATTATTCTACTACGGTGATTGGATCAGAAAACCGGGCGTGGCGATATGCAGCTGCAACGACGGGCTGCGCCCCGTCATCTTCAAGCTGGAGACTACGGAGGAAGAGTCGCATATCGGCTATGAGCCGATAATAAGATAA
- the speB gene encoding agmatinase — translation METNIQGFIGCGASYTEARAVLFGAPFDSTTSFRPGTRFGPAAMRAESFGIETYSPYQDRDLEDYSVFDAGDLDLPFGNAAQALSAIEDTAAEIMAADKIPVLLGGEHLVTLGAVRAAAKKYPGLRLVHFDAHADLRTGYMGEELSHASVIRRCHDILGDGRICQFGIRSGSREEMLWSDTHTRMEKFRADTIGEAVKEIGDAPLYITLDLDVVDPAEFPGTGTPEAGGLRFTELLAALLSLRGLNIKAFDICELSPHYDHSGASTALACKVLREMLLAYL, via the coding sequence ATGGAGACAAATATCCAGGGATTTATCGGCTGCGGCGCCTCCTATACGGAGGCGCGCGCCGTTCTCTTCGGCGCGCCGTTCGACTCCACGACATCTTTCCGCCCAGGCACGCGCTTCGGCCCCGCCGCGATGCGCGCCGAATCCTTCGGGATCGAGACCTACAGCCCCTACCAGGACAGAGACCTTGAGGATTACTCTGTATTTGACGCGGGGGACCTAGACCTGCCCTTCGGCAACGCCGCGCAGGCACTGTCCGCAATTGAGGATACGGCGGCGGAGATCATGGCGGCGGACAAGATCCCCGTCCTGCTTGGCGGCGAACATCTCGTGACGCTCGGTGCGGTGCGCGCGGCGGCGAAAAAATATCCCGGACTGCGCCTCGTCCACTTCGATGCCCACGCGGACCTGCGCACCGGCTACATGGGTGAGGAACTCTCGCACGCCTCGGTGATCCGCCGCTGTCACGACATTCTCGGAGACGGAAGGATATGCCAGTTCGGCATCCGCTCCGGCAGCCGCGAAGAGATGCTATGGTCGGATACGCATACGAGAATGGAAAAATTCCGCGCTGATACCATCGGCGAAGCCGTGAAGGAGATCGGCGATGCGCCGCTCTACATTACGCTCGACCTTGACGTCGTAGACCCCGCCGAGTTCCCTGGCACGGGAACGCCCGAGGCCGGAGGCCTGCGCTTCACGGAGCTGCTCGCGGCTCTCCTGTCTCTGCGCGGCCTGAACATAAAGGCCTTCGACATCTGCGAGCTTTCGCCGCACTACGACCACTCGGGAGCCTCCACGGCGCTCGCCTGCAAGGTGCTGCGCGAGATGCTGCTCGCCTATCTTTAA
- the speE gene encoding polyamine aminopropyltransferase has product MELWYTEEHTPTVRFSIKIKKQLFGGKSPFQQIDVFDSEEFGRFFTLDGLMMLTEKDEFIYHDMIVHVPMATNPNVRRVLVIGGGDGGTVRELTRYKSIEKIDMVDIDEMVVKVCRELLPFTSRKLDDPRVTLYFEDGLKFVRTVEEKYDLIIVDSTDPFGPGEGLFTKEFYGNCFRALTDDGILVNQHENPYYDSYQASMKRAHRRIEDFFPVCRVYQAHIPTYPSGHWLFGFASKKFDPLKDLDAAAWNALGLETKYYNTDLHTGAFMLPNYVKRELELTD; this is encoded by the coding sequence ATGGAATTATGGTACACAGAGGAACATACGCCTACAGTACGTTTTTCGATCAAAATAAAGAAACAGCTCTTCGGCGGCAAAAGCCCCTTTCAGCAGATAGACGTCTTCGACTCGGAGGAGTTCGGGCGCTTCTTCACCCTCGACGGGCTGATGATGCTCACCGAAAAGGATGAATTCATCTACCACGACATGATAGTCCACGTCCCGATGGCGACCAACCCGAACGTCAGGCGCGTCCTCGTCATCGGCGGCGGCGACGGTGGCACGGTGCGCGAGCTCACACGCTACAAGAGCATCGAAAAGATCGACATGGTGGACATTGACGAAATGGTCGTCAAGGTCTGCCGCGAGCTGCTGCCCTTCACCTCCCGCAAGCTCGATGACCCGCGCGTCACCCTCTATTTTGAGGACGGCCTTAAATTCGTGCGCACGGTCGAGGAAAAATACGACCTTATCATCGTCGACTCGACGGACCCCTTCGGCCCGGGCGAGGGACTCTTCACAAAGGAATTTTACGGTAACTGCTTCCGGGCGCTGACGGATGACGGCATCCTCGTCAATCAGCATGAGAATCCTTACTACGATTCATATCAGGCCTCGATGAAGCGCGCCCACCGGCGCATAGAAGACTTTTTCCCCGTCTGCCGCGTCTATCAGGCCCACATCCCCACCTATCCTTCGGGACACTGGCTCTTCGGCTTCGCCTCGAAAAAATTCGATCCGCTCAAAGACCTCGACGCCGCCGCCTGGAACGCCCTCGGCCTTGAGACAAAATACTACAACACAGATCTCCACACCGGCGCCTTCATGCTGCCGAACTACGTGAAGAGAGAACTAGAGCTGACAGACTAG
- a CDS encoding aminotransferase class I/II-fold pyridoxal phosphate-dependent enzyme yields the protein MREKTYKLAQDRAPLLDALTEYRQGRVVPFDVPGHKQGRGTPELTEFLGKSCLSVDVNSMKPLDNLSHPTSVIKEAEALAADAFGADDAFLIIGGTTAAVQAMIMSVCKRGDSIIIPRNVHKSAINALILCGIIPVYVDPGIHPELGISLGMCAEDVEAAIAAHPEAKAVFVNNPTYYGICADLRRITEAAHRAGMAALIDEAHGTHFYFGGDMPLTAMEAGADMAAVSMHKTGGSLTQSSLLIMKRGRVNPDYVRTVINLTQTTSASYLLMSSLDIARKALATEGMETFARVVSLAEYARGEINKIGGYYAFSREIIDGKYIFDFDTTKLSVNTLKIGLAGVEVYDLLRDDYGIQIEFGDMGNMLAIISVGDNHYAIERLVASLSEIKRLHGREGIKLLDHEYIPPVVRMTPQEAFYAPSSPLPIRETVGKISAEFVMCYPPGIPILAPGEEVTREALDYILYAKEKGSLVMGPQDMELNYLYTVK from the coding sequence ATGAGAGAAAAAACATACAAACTCGCCCAGGACAGGGCCCCGCTGTTAGATGCGCTTACGGAGTACCGCCAGGGACGCGTGGTTCCCTTCGACGTCCCCGGACACAAGCAGGGACGCGGAACGCCTGAGCTGACGGAATTTCTCGGCAAGAGCTGCCTTTCTGTCGACGTCAACTCCATGAAGCCGCTCGACAACCTCAGCCATCCGACCTCCGTAATCAAAGAGGCGGAGGCGCTGGCCGCCGACGCCTTCGGCGCGGACGACGCCTTTCTGATCATCGGCGGCACCACCGCCGCAGTTCAGGCGATGATAATGAGCGTCTGCAAGCGCGGCGATTCGATAATAATTCCGCGAAACGTCCACAAATCGGCGATCAACGCCCTCATCCTCTGCGGCATCATCCCCGTCTACGTCGATCCCGGCATCCACCCGGAGCTCGGTATCTCGTTAGGAATGTGCGCGGAAGACGTGGAGGCGGCGATCGCCGCCCATCCGGAGGCCAAGGCCGTATTCGTCAACAACCCGACCTATTACGGTATCTGCGCCGACCTGCGGCGCATCACCGAGGCGGCGCACCGCGCGGGAATGGCGGCGCTCATCGACGAGGCCCACGGCACCCACTTCTATTTCGGCGGCGACATGCCGCTCACGGCGATGGAGGCGGGGGCCGACATGGCGGCGGTCAGCATGCATAAAACGGGCGGCTCGCTGACGCAGAGCTCGCTGCTGATAATGAAGCGCGGCCGCGTGAACCCGGATTACGTCCGCACGGTGATCAACCTCACTCAGACGACCAGCGCCTCCTACCTTCTCATGAGCTCGCTTGACATCGCGCGCAAGGCCCTAGCCACGGAGGGAATGGAGACCTTCGCGCGCGTCGTCTCGCTCGCCGAATACGCCCGCGGCGAGATTAACAAGATCGGCGGCTATTACGCCTTCTCACGCGAGATAATCGACGGGAAATATATTTTCGACTTCGACACGACGAAGCTCTCCGTCAACACGCTGAAGATCGGACTCGCGGGCGTCGAGGTCTACGACCTTCTGCGCGACGACTACGGGATACAGATAGAGTTCGGCGACATGGGGAATATGCTGGCGATCATCTCCGTCGGCGACAACCACTACGCGATAGAACGCCTCGTCGCCTCGCTCTCCGAGATAAAACGCCTGCATGGACGAGAAGGGATCAAACTGCTGGATCACGAGTACATCCCACCCGTAGTGCGTATGACGCCGCAGGAGGCCTTCTACGCGCCAAGCAGCCCGCTGCCGATCAGGGAGACGGTGGGAAAGATCTCCGCGGAGTTCGTCATGTGCTACCCCCCCGGTATCCCGATCCTTGCCCCGGGCGAAGAGGTGACACGGGAGGCGCTCGACTACATTCTTTACGCGAAGGAAAAGGGCAGCCTCGTTATGGGGCCGCAGGATATGGAGTTAAACTATCTCTATACTGTAAAATAG
- the speD gene encoding adenosylmethionine decarboxylase, which translates to MKDKIQLYGFNNLTKTLSFNIYDICFAKTDREKQDYIAYIDEQYNSERLTKILCGVTDIIGACILNISKQDYDPQGASVTILISEESVPPAQIDDSCNRGCWAQKINEERETVVTHLDKSHVTVHTYPEFHPNNDISSFRVDIDVSTCGKISPLNALNYLIGQFDSDIIALDYRIRGFTRDIDGKKYYKDHEINSIQNYIDEATLRRYDAIDINVYQSNIFHTKMMLKEIRLADYLFNIDPRELPPEERLSITDRITKEMLEIYYGMNMY; encoded by the coding sequence TTGAAAGATAAGATCCAGCTCTATGGATTCAACAACCTGACAAAAACGTTGAGTTTCAACATTTACGACATCTGTTTCGCAAAGACAGACCGGGAAAAGCAGGATTATATCGCCTACATTGACGAGCAGTATAATTCCGAACGGCTTACTAAGATATTGTGCGGCGTCACCGACATCATCGGCGCCTGCATATTGAATATCTCTAAACAGGACTACGACCCTCAGGGCGCCAGCGTCACCATCCTCATCTCCGAGGAATCTGTGCCGCCGGCACAGATCGACGACTCCTGCAACCGCGGCTGCTGGGCGCAGAAGATCAATGAAGAACGCGAAACGGTCGTCACCCATCTGGACAAGAGCCACGTGACCGTACACACCTACCCCGAATTTCACCCAAACAACGACATCAGCTCATTCCGCGTCGATATCGACGTCTCGACATGTGGAAAGATATCGCCGCTGAACGCGCTGAACTACCTCATCGGTCAATTCGACTCCGATATCATCGCGCTCGACTACCGCATCCGCGGCTTCACGCGCGACATAGACGGAAAGAAGTATTACAAGGACCATGAGATAAATTCCATCCAGAACTATATTGACGAAGCGACGCTGCGCCGATATGACGCGATAGACATCAACGTCTACCAGTCGAACATCTTCCACACAAAGATGATGCTGAAGGAGATAAGGCTCGCAGATTACCTCTTCAACATCGATCCCCGCGAGCTGCCTCCTGAAGAACGTCTGTCGATCACCGACCGCATCACGAAAGAGATGCTTGAGATCTACTACGGAATGAATATGTATTAA
- a CDS encoding DUF3798 domain-containing protein has product MKKAMLLLFAALLALFVSTAAMAAEAPFHIGIVTGTVSQSEDDLRGAELMIKKYGDVANGGMIQHLTYPDNFMSEMETTISQIAGLADDPKMKVIVVNQAIPGTAEAFRRVKEKRKDILCFAGEAHEDPNVITSVADLDVNADFVSRGYLIIDTAKKLGCKTFVHISFPRHMSYETLGRRRAIMEQACKDLGLKFVFETAPDPTSDVGVAGAQQFILEKTPAWVKKYGKDTAFFCTNDAHTEPLLKQLAKFGGYFIEADLPSPLMGYPGAFGIDLQKESGNWPVILKKVEKSVSDAGAKGRMGTWAYSYGYTNSAALAEFGKRIVEGKAKLGSKKDLLACYAEYTPGAKWNGQNYTDLGTGVTKKNMMLIYQDTYILGKGYMNATNVKVPEKYLKIKFSGK; this is encoded by the coding sequence ATGAAGAAAGCTATGCTTTTATTGTTTGCGGCGTTGCTTGCGCTCTTCGTAAGCACAGCGGCAATGGCAGCCGAGGCACCGTTCCACATCGGAATAGTGACCGGAACCGTATCACAGAGCGAAGACGACCTTCGTGGAGCAGAGCTGATGATCAAGAAATACGGCGATGTGGCAAACGGCGGTATGATTCAGCACCTCACCTATCCCGACAACTTTATGTCGGAGATGGAGACCACTATCTCACAGATCGCCGGACTTGCCGACGACCCCAAGATGAAGGTCATCGTCGTCAACCAGGCTATTCCGGGAACGGCGGAAGCTTTCCGCCGCGTTAAGGAGAAGAGGAAGGATATCCTCTGCTTCGCCGGCGAAGCCCATGAAGACCCGAACGTTATCACATCCGTCGCTGACCTTGACGTCAACGCCGACTTCGTATCACGCGGATACCTCATCATCGACACCGCGAAGAAGCTCGGATGTAAAACCTTCGTCCATATCTCCTTCCCGCGCCACATGAGCTACGAGACTCTCGGACGCCGCCGCGCGATCATGGAGCAGGCCTGCAAAGACCTCGGACTCAAGTTCGTCTTTGAGACGGCTCCCGACCCCACGAGCGACGTAGGCGTGGCCGGAGCTCAGCAGTTCATCCTTGAAAAGACACCGGCATGGGTCAAGAAGTACGGAAAAGACACCGCCTTCTTCTGCACCAACGACGCCCACACAGAACCGCTTCTCAAGCAGCTCGCGAAGTTCGGCGGATACTTCATCGAAGCCGACCTTCCCTCACCGCTCATGGGTTACCCCGGAGCTTTCGGGATCGACCTCCAGAAGGAATCCGGAAACTGGCCCGTCATCCTCAAGAAGGTTGAAAAGTCAGTCTCCGACGCCGGCGCAAAGGGCCGCATGGGAACCTGGGCCTACTCCTACGGCTATACGAACAGCGCCGCACTCGCCGAGTTTGGCAAGCGCATCGTTGAAGGCAAAGCGAAGCTCGGAAGCAAGAAAGACCTCCTCGCCTGCTACGCCGAGTACACCCCCGGCGCGAAGTGGAACGGCCAGAACTACACCGACCTCGGAACCGGCGTCACCAAGAAGAACATGATGCTCATCTACCAGGATACCTACATCCTCGGCAAGGGCTACATGAACGCCACCAACGTCAAGGTTCCCGAAAAGTACCTGAAGATAAAGTTCAGCGGCAAATAA
- a CDS encoding aminopeptidase P family protein: MIKKERVERLASTLRDKGLDALYIGPSTDLEYIGGLDTHPDERVRGLMVAKDARCFAMTPLLYKEEIVNAFGDVPFYAEWNDHEGFTGAFRRGCEHLGVVGGKIAFNDGVRAVDMLAVRDSMPMEMVNGVDLLAGQRSQKDDEELELMRESSRIVDKVVAKLQKFIRPGMKERDVAKMIPEFFEEEGVIQMSFSPIVASGPNGSMPHYSGGERLIGENDIIILDLGGRYKSYCSDTTRTLFTGTPTEEMKKIYEIVKRSQAAGEAAVKPGATGQDVDRAARQVIIDAGYGEFFFNRVGHGVGLAVHESPYMIEGNDVPLAPGNVFSVEPGIYIPGKFGVRIENLVAVRPDGSGEALNHFTRELTVCGD; encoded by the coding sequence ATGATAAAGAAAGAAAGAGTTGAACGTCTGGCGAGTACATTGAGGGATAAAGGGCTTGACGCGCTTTATATCGGCCCCTCCACAGATCTTGAATACATCGGAGGTCTTGATACTCATCCGGACGAACGTGTGCGCGGCCTGATGGTCGCTAAAGACGCGCGCTGCTTTGCGATGACCCCGCTCCTCTATAAGGAGGAGATCGTCAACGCCTTCGGAGACGTCCCCTTCTATGCGGAATGGAACGACCACGAGGGTTTTACCGGGGCCTTTCGCCGCGGCTGCGAGCATCTCGGCGTCGTCGGCGGCAAGATAGCCTTCAACGACGGAGTCCGCGCGGTGGATATGCTGGCGGTACGCGATTCGATGCCGATGGAGATGGTCAACGGCGTGGATCTGCTTGCCGGACAGCGGTCACAGAAGGATGATGAAGAGCTTGAACTGATGCGCGAGTCGTCGCGTATCGTCGACAAGGTGGTCGCGAAGCTCCAGAAGTTTATCCGTCCCGGCATGAAGGAGCGCGATGTGGCGAAGATGATCCCTGAGTTCTTCGAGGAAGAGGGCGTCATCCAGATGTCCTTCAGCCCGATCGTCGCAAGCGGCCCTAACGGTTCGATGCCGCACTATTCTGGCGGAGAGCGTCTCATCGGCGAGAACGACATCATCATCCTCGATCTCGGCGGCAGATATAAGAGTTATTGCTCAGATACGACACGCACCCTCTTTACCGGCACGCCCACGGAAGAGATGAAAAAGATATACGAGATCGTGAAGCGGTCGCAGGCCGCAGGCGAGGCCGCCGTTAAACCCGGCGCGACGGGGCAGGATGTCGACCGCGCGGCGCGTCAGGTCATTATCGACGCGGGCTACGGGGAGTTTTTCTTCAACCGCGTGGGACACGGAGTCGGCCTCGCGGTACATGAGAGCCCCTACATGATCGAAGGCAACGACGTTCCACTTGCGCCCGGCAACGTATTCAGCGTTGAACCTGGAATATATATCCCCGGCAAGTTCGGAGTGCGCATAGAGAACCTTGTAGCGGTGCGCCCCGACGGCAGCGGCGAGGCACTGAACCACTTTACCCGCGAACTTACGGTATGCGGGGACTGA
- a CDS encoding DUF3798 domain-containing protein: MRRATVFLFTLITASFLATAAFADAPFHIGVATLTVSQAEDTYRGAERLIKEYGDVANGGMIKHVTMPDNFMSEMETTISQIVGLADDPKVKVIVVDDAIPGTTEAFRRVKEKRKDILCFAGEPQEDPNVITSTADFAIGVDNIMRGYLIINTAKKLGAKTFVHISFPRHMSYELLSRRRAIMEQACKDLGLKFAFETAPDPTSDVGVAGAQQFILEKVPAWVQKYGKDSAFFCTNDAQTEPLLKQVAKQGAIFVEPDLPSPLMGYPGAFGIDLKNEAGDWPAIMKKVEKTVIAAGGKGRMGTWPYSYGWSTVCALAEYGKRITEGNAKLYNLKDLWKCYDKYTPGAEWNGAPYFDMAKQMKIKKFVLVYEDTYVFGRGYMGVTKEKVPEKYIKLK, encoded by the coding sequence ATGAGAAGAGCAACTGTCTTTCTTTTCACATTGATTACCGCGTCATTTTTGGCGACGGCGGCCTTCGCCGATGCTCCCTTCCACATCGGAGTCGCCACGCTTACCGTTTCCCAGGCCGAAGATACCTACCGCGGCGCCGAACGGCTTATCAAGGAATACGGTGATGTCGCAAACGGCGGCATGATCAAACATGTCACAATGCCTGACAACTTTATGTCTGAGATGGAGACGACGATCTCCCAGATAGTCGGTCTTGCCGACGACCCTAAGGTAAAGGTCATCGTCGTTGACGACGCGATCCCCGGAACGACGGAAGCCTTCCGCCGCGTTAAGGAGAAGAGGAAGGATATCCTCTGCTTCGCCGGAGAGCCGCAGGAAGACCCGAACGTTATCACAAGCACCGCGGACTTCGCGATCGGCGTCGACAACATCATGCGCGGATATCTCATCATCAACACCGCGAAGAAGCTTGGCGCTAAGACCTTCGTCCATATCTCCTTCCCGCGCCACATGAGCTACGAGCTGCTTTCCCGCCGCCGCGCGATCATGGAGCAGGCCTGCAAAGATCTCGGACTGAAGTTTGCCTTTGAGACGGCTCCCGACCCCACGAGCGACGTAGGCGTAGCCGGAGCGCAGCAGTTCATCCTTGAAAAGGTTCCCGCGTGGGTACAGAAGTACGGCAAGGATTCAGCCTTCTTCTGCACTAACGACGCTCAGACCGAACCGCTTCTTAAGCAGGTTGCCAAGCAGGGCGCGATCTTTGTCGAGCCCGACCTTCCCTCACCGCTTATGGGTTACCCCGGAGCCTTCGGCATCGACCTCAAGAATGAGGCCGGAGATTGGCCCGCGATCATGAAGAAGGTCGAAAAGACCGTAATCGCCGCCGGCGGCAAGGGACGCATGGGAACATGGCCCTACTCATACGGCTGGAGCACCGTCTGCGCCCTCGCCGAATACGGCAAGCGTATAACCGAAGGCAATGCGAAGCTCTATAACCTTAAAGACCTCTGGAAGTGCTACGACAAGTATACCCCCGGCGCGGAGTGGAACGGCGCTCCCTACTTTGACATGGCGAAGCAGATGAAGATAAAGAAATTCGTCCTCGTCTATGAGGATACCTATGTCTTTGGACGCGGCTACATGGGCGTAACCAAGGAAAAGGTTCCTGAGAAGTATATCAAACTTAAGTAG
- a CDS encoding sugar ABC transporter ATP-binding protein, producing MSMEIPLLKMENIGKEYFGNRVLQGVTFSLRPGEIMGLVGENGAGKSTLMNILFGMPVIQETGGYEGKIIIEGQEVRFKDPLDALGAGIGMVHQEFSLIPGFTATENILLNRESVKYNALVEVFGERLMTLNRPDMRSRAEKAIKTLGVDLSPETLISEMPVGHKQFTEIAREIDRSKTRLLVLDEPTAVLAESEATVLISALKTLSKQGIAIIFISHRLQEIIDLCDKLIVLRDGRVIQEAYTKDTNVRQIAAWMVDRKGDKAEEEKAEKTEKKIGEVILRTEHLWVDMPGETVRDVSIEVRQGEILGFGGLAGQGKVGISNGIMGLYAAGGKVFLRGKEIKLNDPDASLKEGMAFVSEDRRGVGLLLEEGIDWNITFTAMQVQEKFIKKLLGGLVKWRDDKAVDECTREYIKSLEIRCTGPNQRAIELSGGNQQKVCLAKAFAVNPEILFVSEPTRGIDVGAKKLVLDTLRKVNEEDGTTIIMTSSELEELRSICDRIAIINEGKVSGILPASAPAEEFGLLMLGHVEEPAAVN from the coding sequence ATGTCCATGGAAATTCCCCTTTTGAAGATGGAGAACATCGGAAAAGAATATTTCGGCAACCGGGTTCTTCAGGGTGTAACATTTTCACTGCGGCCCGGAGAGATAATGGGGCTGGTCGGAGAAAATGGCGCGGGAAAATCAACCTTGATGAATATCCTCTTCGGGATGCCGGTCATTCAGGAGACGGGTGGATATGAGGGGAAAATTATTATCGAAGGGCAGGAGGTTCGTTTCAAAGACCCTCTTGACGCCCTCGGAGCCGGCATCGGAATGGTCCATCAGGAGTTTTCTCTGATCCCGGGCTTTACAGCCACGGAAAATATTCTTTTGAACAGGGAATCCGTCAAGTACAACGCGCTAGTAGAGGTATTCGGAGAGAGACTGATGACGCTCAACAGGCCGGATATGAGGTCAAGGGCCGAGAAGGCCATTAAGACGCTGGGCGTCGACCTTAGCCCCGAAACGCTGATCAGCGAAATGCCGGTAGGTCATAAGCAGTTTACCGAAATCGCGCGCGAAATAGACAGAAGCAAGACGAGGCTTCTCGTCCTCGACGAACCTACGGCGGTCCTCGCCGAAAGCGAAGCTACGGTCCTCATTTCGGCTCTCAAAACACTTTCCAAACAGGGTATCGCAATAATATTTATTTCACACAGACTCCAGGAGATCATCGATCTCTGCGACAAGCTCATCGTCCTTCGTGACGGCCGCGTCATACAGGAAGCGTACACGAAGGATACCAACGTCCGTCAGATAGCTGCCTGGATGGTGGACAGAAAAGGCGACAAAGCGGAAGAGGAAAAGGCGGAAAAGACGGAGAAAAAGATCGGCGAGGTCATTTTGCGTACGGAGCATCTTTGGGTCGACATGCCCGGAGAGACGGTACGCGACGTATCTATCGAGGTCCGTCAGGGCGAGATCCTCGGCTTCGGCGGATTGGCCGGACAGGGAAAGGTTGGTATCTCCAATGGTATCATGGGGCTCTACGCCGCGGGCGGAAAAGTATTCCTGCGCGGCAAGGAGATAAAGCTCAACGACCCTGACGCCTCTCTGAAAGAGGGTATGGCCTTTGTTTCGGAAGACCGCAGAGGCGTAGGGCTTTTGCTTGAAGAGGGAATCGATTGGAATATAACCTTCACCGCGATGCAGGTGCAGGAAAAATTTATTAAAAAGCTGCTTGGCGGGCTCGTCAAGTGGCGTGACGACAAGGCGGTGGATGAATGCACGCGGGAGTATATAAAATCCCTCGAGATCCGCTGCACAGGCCCCAACCAGCGCGCGATAGAGCTTTCCGGCGGAAACCAGCAGAAGGTCTGTCTCGCGAAGGCCTTTGCCGTGAACCCGGAGATACTCTTTGTCTCAGAGCCGACGCGCGGTATTGACGTCGGCGCGAAGAAGCTCGTTCTCGATACGCTGCGCAAGGTCAACGAAGAGGACGGAACGACGATCATCATGACCTCCTCCGAGCTGGAAGAGCTGCGTTCCATCTGTGACCGCATAGCCATAATAAACGAAGGCAAGGTATCCGGCATCCTGCCGGCGTCGGCGCCCGCCGAAGAGTTCGGACTGCTGATGCTCGGTCACGTCGAAGAACCAGCTGCCGTAAATTGA
- a CDS encoding ABC transporter permease — MKNKLQEFIENAGWPRIIIALFLFALFIAAPFVGVRIDASLSDTLVRIGMNGILVLAMVPMVQSGCGLNFGLPLGIIAGLLGAVTSIQIGIRGSVGFLLAAAIAIPIAVVFGWLYGQLLNRVKGDEMMIATYVGFSSVALMCIAWLLLPYTSPTMIWGYGGSGLRTTISVEGFWLNALSKYINIQIGEFFYVPVGMFLFFAFVAFLVWAFFRTKIGTAVTAVGSNPEFARASGINVDRMRTISVILSTVLGALGILVYEQSFGFIQLYMGPFYMAFPAVAAILLGGASVNKATMVNVVVGTFLFQGILTMTPSVINSVMQTDMSEVIRIIVSNGMILYALTRKVTVKR, encoded by the coding sequence ATGAAGAACAAACTACAAGAATTTATTGAAAACGCAGGATGGCCGCGAATAATAATCGCCCTTTTCCTGTTCGCGCTCTTTATCGCCGCACCCTTTGTGGGCGTAAGGATCGACGCGTCGCTCTCCGATACGCTTGTGCGCATCGGAATGAACGGGATACTCGTCCTCGCGATGGTTCCGATGGTCCAGTCAGGCTGCGGCCTTAATTTTGGGCTGCCGCTCGGCATCATCGCCGGCCTTCTAGGCGCCGTCACTTCGATTCAGATAGGCATCAGGGGCAGCGTTGGTTTCCTTCTTGCTGCGGCGATCGCCATCCCCATAGCCGTTGTTTTCGGCTGGCTGTACGGACAGCTGCTGAACCGCGTCAAGGGAGACGAAATGATGATTGCGACTTACGTAGGTTTCTCGTCGGTCGCCCTAATGTGCATAGCCTGGCTGCTCCTTCCCTACACGAGCCCGACGATGATCTGGGGTTACGGCGGTTCGGGGCTGCGTACGACGATAAGCGTTGAGGGTTTTTGGCTCAACGCGCTCAGCAAGTACATAAACATCCAGATAGGTGAATTTTTCTATGTGCCGGTGGGAATGTTCCTCTTCTTCGCCTTCGTGGCCTTCCTTGTATGGGCCTTCTTTAGGACCAAGATAGGGACGGCGGTGACGGCGGTCGGCTCGAACCCAGAATTCGCGCGCGCATCCGGCATCAACGTAGACCGCATGCGCACCATTTCTGTTATCCTCTCAACGGTGCTCGGCGCGCTCGGCATCCTCGTCTATGAACAGAGCTTTGGATTCATCCAGCTCTACATGGGCCCCTTCTACATGGCCTTCCCCGCGGTTGCCGCGATCCTGCTTGGCGGCGCCTCCGTCAATAAGGCGACGATGGTCAACGTCGTGGTCGGAACCTTCCTCTTCCAGGGGATACTGACCATGACTCCCTCTGTAATTAACAGCGTCATGCAGACGGACATGTCTGAGGTCATTCGTATTATTGTCAGTAACGGCATGATCCTTTACGCCCTTACGAGGAAAGTGACGGTGAAACGCTAA